Proteins encoded by one window of Companilactobacillus ginsenosidimutans:
- the hemH gene encoding ferrochelatase, with amino-acid sequence MFVQGLLLVNLGSPDSPETKDVKSYLKEFLSDQNVVEMPKAVWQPILKGIVLPMRSWRSATFYKHSWTKSGSPLIVYTQIITNQVQALLPDWNVKMAMTYKHPDIVETLQQMKQDGCDNIILLPLFPQYTQSTTKSIIEQAESANVDLTIIKDFYQEPVYQKILAAKIQESWDQGNYDELLISYHSIPTAMVKHGDPYLTECADTTNAVSKQLNIPDDKIKMVFQSKFGPMPWLKPYLKNTLMQEVQLGVRKILIATPSFVADCLETLEEDYVQNYQTFKASGGDVFQLVPPMNDDKRFSQFLADLAVRNEVQ; translated from the coding sequence ATTTTTGTGCAGGGGTTACTTTTAGTAAATTTAGGTTCACCAGACTCTCCGGAAACCAAAGACGTTAAGAGCTATTTAAAAGAATTCTTAAGTGATCAAAATGTAGTTGAGATGCCAAAGGCAGTTTGGCAACCAATTTTGAAAGGAATTGTTTTACCAATGAGATCTTGGCGTTCAGCTACTTTTTACAAGCACTCTTGGACAAAAAGTGGTTCGCCATTAATTGTCTACACGCAAATAATCACTAATCAGGTACAAGCACTTTTGCCGGACTGGAATGTCAAAATGGCAATGACTTATAAGCATCCTGATATTGTTGAGACTCTGCAACAGATGAAACAAGACGGCTGCGACAACATAATATTGTTGCCACTATTTCCGCAGTACACACAGAGCACGACTAAATCGATAATCGAACAAGCTGAGTCCGCCAATGTCGACTTGACCATCATTAAAGATTTTTACCAAGAGCCTGTGTATCAAAAAATTCTGGCTGCTAAAATTCAGGAGTCGTGGGATCAGGGGAATTACGACGAGTTGCTAATTAGCTATCATAGTATTCCTACAGCTATGGTAAAACATGGTGACCCGTATCTTACTGAGTGTGCTGACACCACAAACGCGGTCTCAAAACAGCTTAATATTCCCGATGACAAAATCAAAATGGTCTTTCAATCTAAATTTGGTCCGATGCCTTGGCTGAAGCCTTATTTGAAAAATACTCTGATGCAGGAGGTCCAACTGGGTGTGCGTAAGATTTTGATTGCAACACCTTCATTTGTTGCAGACTGTCTGGAGACACTGGAAGAGGATTATGTTCAAAACTATCAGACTTTCAAAGCCAGTGGTGGGGATGTATTCCAGTTAGTTCCACCCATGAATGATGACAAAAGGTTTAGTCAGTTTCTGGCAGATCTTGCGGTTAGAAATGAGGTTCAATAA